In one Streptomyces sp. T12 genomic region, the following are encoded:
- the panB gene encoding 3-methyl-2-oxobutanoate hydroxymethyltransferase has translation MTQLSAAQTPQAKPSDGSKALYGGKGTRRITVRDIALAKERGEKWPMLTAYDAMTASVFDEAGIPVMLVGDSAGNCHLGYDTTVPVTLDEMTMLSAAVVRGTSRALIVGDLPFGSYQEGPVQALRSATRLVKEAGVGAVKLEGGERSHDQIRLLVESGIPVMAHIGLTPQSVNAMGYRVQGRGEEAAQQLLRDAKSVQDAGAFAVVLELVPAELAAEVTRVLHIPTVGIGAGAETDAQVLVWTDMLGLTGGRVPKFVKQYANLREVMGNAAKAFAEDVVGGTFPLEEHSVH, from the coding sequence ATGACGCAGCTTTCGGCTGCCCAGACGCCTCAGGCGAAGCCCTCCGACGGCAGCAAGGCGCTGTACGGGGGGAAGGGCACCCGCCGCATCACTGTCCGGGACATCGCCCTCGCCAAGGAGCGGGGCGAGAAGTGGCCCATGCTCACCGCCTACGACGCGATGACCGCGTCCGTCTTCGACGAGGCCGGCATCCCGGTCATGCTCGTCGGCGACTCGGCGGGCAACTGCCACCTCGGCTACGACACCACGGTGCCCGTCACGCTCGACGAGATGACCATGCTGTCGGCGGCCGTCGTACGAGGCACCTCGCGCGCCCTGATCGTCGGCGACCTGCCCTTCGGCTCGTACCAGGAGGGCCCGGTGCAGGCGCTGCGCTCGGCGACCCGGCTGGTCAAGGAGGCGGGCGTCGGCGCCGTGAAGCTGGAGGGCGGCGAGCGCTCCCACGACCAGATCCGGCTGCTGGTCGAGTCCGGCATCCCGGTCATGGCCCACATCGGCCTGACCCCCCAGTCCGTCAACGCCATGGGCTACCGCGTCCAGGGCCGCGGCGAGGAGGCCGCCCAGCAGCTGCTGCGCGACGCGAAGTCCGTCCAGGACGCGGGCGCGTTCGCGGTCGTCCTGGAACTGGTCCCGGCGGAGCTCGCGGCCGAGGTCACCCGCGTCCTGCACATCCCGACGGTCGGCATCGGCGCCGGAGCCGAGACGGACGCGCAGGTCCTGGTCTGGACGGACATGCTGGGTCTGACCGGCGGCCGCGTCCCGAAGTTCGTGAAGCAGTACGCCAACCTCCGCGAGGTCATGGGCAACGCGGCCAAGGCGTTCGCGGAGGACGTGGTCGGCGGAACGTTCCCGCTGGAGGAGCACTCCGTGCACTGA
- a CDS encoding TetR/AcrR family transcriptional regulator, which produces MPLADSQPRQDGPARGRPRSESVERSIIEGVIKLLEDGVPLAELSIERIARTAGVGKATIYRRWSGKEELFVDVVRAAEPPDPELPGTSVRDDLVTLLEQLRRRGLMTRSSVLLHNVIAQMKSSPKIWDAYHAIVVEPRRRKQHEILRRGQERGELRTDIDVDVMNDMIFGPMLVRAVMRPDADLPQGLAEQMVDAVLEGLRPVSSRTP; this is translated from the coding sequence GTGCCCCTCGCCGACAGCCAGCCCCGGCAGGACGGCCCCGCCCGGGGCCGCCCCCGCAGCGAGTCCGTGGAGCGGTCCATCATCGAGGGCGTCATCAAGCTGCTGGAGGACGGCGTGCCGCTCGCGGAGCTGTCCATCGAGCGCATCGCGCGCACCGCCGGCGTCGGCAAGGCCACCATCTACCGCCGCTGGAGCGGCAAGGAGGAGCTCTTCGTCGACGTCGTGCGGGCCGCCGAACCCCCGGACCCCGAACTGCCCGGCACCTCCGTGCGCGACGACCTCGTGACGCTTCTTGAGCAGTTGCGCAGGCGCGGTCTGATGACCCGTTCGTCGGTGCTCCTGCACAACGTCATCGCCCAGATGAAGAGCAGTCCGAAGATCTGGGACGCCTATCACGCGATCGTCGTCGAGCCGCGGCGCAGGAAACAGCACGAGATCCTGCGCCGCGGGCAGGAGAGGGGCGAGCTGCGCACGGACATCGACGTCGACGTGATGAACGACATGATCTTCGGCCCGATGCTCGTGCGTGCCGTCATGCGCCCGGACGCGGACCTTCCGCAGGGACTGGCGGAGCAGATGGTCGACGCCGTGCTCGAAGGTCTACGGCCCGTCAGTTCACGCACCCCGTAG
- a CDS encoding MFS transporter, with product MTSLAPDTGPRIPEAVHRRRWAILGVLMLSLLIVVLDNSILNVAIKTISTPAPTGLGATQSELEWAINAYTLVFAGLLFSAGILGDRLGRKKVLLGGLAVFGVGSALAAFSGSPGELIAFRAVMGLGAAFVMPATLAVLMNVFERDEQPKAIGIWAGGVGLAIAIGPITGGVLLDHFWWGSVFLINVPIVLLALALMLWLVPDSRDPKPGRIDPIGVVLSVVGLVLLVYGIIKGGQLADFTDATVLATIAAGLAVLVAFVVFEKRSDHPSIDVTYFKNKVFSAAIGVIALVFFALMGVTFFSVFYTQSVRGYSPLQTGLLMLPLAAAQMIFAPRARLVVDRFGNRATTTGAMLLIAATLAAFATFEADTPIWLLEVVFFLMGAAMAHIMTPISVVIMQAMPREKAGSASALSNTFRQVGGALGIAVLGSVLSTAYRSGIEDRLTVLPEGVRHTAGESIEATLGVADRLGARGEALVGPAHDAFLHAMHVTALWGAGVAVLGAVVVALFLPGRPTAPQEGETERELAAAE from the coding sequence ATGACTTCACTCGCCCCTGACACCGGCCCCCGCATACCGGAAGCCGTGCACCGGCGCCGCTGGGCGATCCTCGGCGTGCTGATGCTGAGCCTGCTGATCGTCGTCCTCGACAACTCGATCCTGAACGTCGCCATCAAGACCATCTCGACCCCGGCCCCGACCGGCCTGGGCGCCACCCAGAGCGAGCTGGAGTGGGCGATCAACGCCTACACCCTCGTCTTCGCCGGCCTCCTGTTCAGCGCGGGCATCCTGGGCGACCGGCTCGGCCGCAAGAAGGTCCTGCTCGGCGGCCTCGCGGTCTTCGGCGTCGGCTCCGCCCTCGCCGCGTTCTCCGGCTCGCCCGGCGAGCTCATCGCCTTCCGCGCGGTGATGGGCCTCGGTGCCGCCTTCGTCATGCCGGCCACCCTCGCCGTCCTGATGAACGTCTTCGAGCGCGACGAGCAGCCCAAGGCCATCGGCATCTGGGCGGGCGGCGTCGGACTCGCCATCGCCATCGGCCCGATCACCGGCGGTGTCCTCCTCGACCACTTCTGGTGGGGCTCGGTCTTCCTCATCAACGTGCCGATCGTGCTGCTCGCGCTCGCGCTGATGCTGTGGCTGGTCCCGGACTCCCGTGATCCGAAGCCCGGCCGCATCGACCCCATCGGCGTGGTGCTCTCCGTCGTCGGCCTGGTCCTGCTCGTCTACGGCATCATCAAGGGCGGCCAGCTCGCCGACTTCACCGACGCCACGGTCCTCGCGACGATCGCCGCCGGACTCGCCGTCCTCGTCGCCTTCGTCGTGTTCGAGAAGCGCAGCGACCATCCGTCCATCGACGTCACGTACTTCAAGAACAAGGTCTTCTCGGCCGCGATCGGCGTCATCGCGCTGGTCTTCTTCGCCCTGATGGGCGTGACCTTCTTCTCGGTCTTCTACACCCAGAGCGTGCGCGGCTACTCGCCCCTGCAGACCGGCCTGCTGATGCTGCCGCTCGCCGCCGCCCAGATGATCTTCGCGCCACGCGCCCGGCTCGTCGTCGACCGGTTCGGCAACCGGGCCACCACCACCGGGGCCATGCTGCTCATCGCCGCCACCCTGGCCGCGTTCGCCACGTTCGAGGCGGACACGCCGATCTGGCTCCTGGAGGTGGTGTTCTTCCTGATGGGCGCCGCCATGGCGCACATCATGACCCCGATCAGCGTGGTCATCATGCAGGCCATGCCCCGCGAGAAGGCCGGCTCCGCCTCCGCCCTCAGCAACACCTTCCGCCAGGTCGGCGGCGCGCTCGGCATCGCCGTACTGGGCTCGGTCCTGTCGACCGCGTACCGCAGCGGCATCGAGGACCGGCTCACGGTGCTGCCGGAGGGCGTACGGCACACGGCGGGCGAGTCCATCGAGGCCACCCTCGGCGTCGCCGACCGGCTCGGCGCGCGGGGCGAGGCACTCGTCGGACCGGCCCACGACGCCTTCCTGCACGCCATGCACGTCACCGCGCTGTGGGGTGCCGGCGTCGCGGTGCTCGGCGCGGTGGTCGTGGCGCTGTTCCTGCCGGGGCGGCCGACGGCGCCTCAGGAGGGAGAGACGGAGCGGGAGTTGGCGGCCGCGGAGTAG
- a CDS encoding DUF305 domain-containing protein, translated as MRQHVGWTAGTAAAVLVAAGAITYAVAEDGGSSSTPSAGSADAGFARDMAVHHQQAVEMSYIVRDRTKDEEVRRLAYDIAQTQANQRGMLLGWLDLWGLPKVSSDAPMTWMGMGDMASGKDGALMPGMATNTEMKKLDGLSGKQAEIFYLQLMTDHHKGGIHMAEGCVDKCTVGVEKRLAQGMVDAQQSEIDLMTDMLKERGAKPRS; from the coding sequence GTGAGGCAGCACGTCGGCTGGACAGCGGGAACCGCGGCGGCAGTGCTCGTCGCGGCCGGCGCGATCACCTACGCGGTCGCCGAGGACGGTGGTTCGAGCAGTACGCCGAGCGCCGGCTCGGCGGACGCCGGGTTCGCGCGGGACATGGCGGTGCACCACCAGCAGGCCGTGGAGATGTCGTACATCGTGCGCGACCGCACGAAGGACGAAGAGGTACGGCGGCTCGCGTACGACATCGCTCAGACGCAGGCCAACCAGCGCGGCATGCTGCTGGGCTGGCTGGACCTGTGGGGGTTGCCGAAGGTGTCGTCGGACGCGCCGATGACCTGGATGGGCATGGGTGACATGGCCTCCGGCAAGGACGGCGCGCTGATGCCGGGCATGGCGACCAACACGGAGATGAAGAAGCTCGACGGCCTCAGTGGCAAGCAGGCGGAGATCTTCTATCTCCAGCTGATGACGGACCATCACAAGGGCGGCATCCACATGGCCGAGGGCTGTGTCGACAAGTGCACGGTCGGCGTGGAGAAGCGGCTCGCGCAGGGCATGGTGGACGCGCAGCAGTCGGAGATCGACCTGATGACGGACATGCTGAAGGAGCGGGGCGCGAAGCCGCGGTCGTAG
- the glnA gene encoding type I glutamate--ammonia ligase yields the protein MDKQQEFVLRTLEERDIRFVRLWFTDVLGFLKSVAVAPAELEQAFDEGIGFDGSAIEGFARVYESDMIAKPDPSTFQVLPWRAEAPGTARMFCDILMPDGSPSFADPRYVLKRALARTSDLGFTFYTHPEIEFFLLKDRPLDGSRPTPADNSGYFDHTPQNIGMDFRRQAITMLESMGISVEFSHHEGAPGQQEIDLRYADALSTADNIMTFRLVMKQVALEQGVQATFMPKPFSEHPGSGMHTHLSLFEGDRNAFYESGSEYQLSKVGRSFIAGLLRHAAEISAVTNQWVNSYKRIWGGSERTAGAGGEAPSYICWGHNNRSALVRVPMYKPGKTGSARVEVRSLDSGANPYLAYAVLLAAGLKGIEQGYELPPGAEDDVWALSNAERRAMGIEPLPQNLGEALTLMENSDLVAETLGEHVFDFFLRNKRQEWEEYRSEVTAFELRKNLPVL from the coding sequence ATGGACAAGCAGCAGGAGTTCGTGCTCCGGACGTTGGAGGAGCGCGACATCCGGTTCGTACGGCTGTGGTTCACGGACGTGCTGGGCTTCCTCAAGTCCGTGGCCGTGGCCCCCGCCGAGCTGGAGCAGGCCTTCGACGAGGGCATCGGCTTCGACGGCTCGGCGATCGAGGGCTTCGCCCGCGTCTACGAGTCCGACATGATCGCCAAGCCGGACCCGTCGACCTTCCAGGTCCTGCCCTGGCGCGCCGAGGCCCCCGGCACGGCCCGCATGTTCTGCGACATCCTCATGCCGGACGGCTCCCCGTCCTTCGCGGACCCGCGGTACGTGCTGAAGCGCGCCCTGGCGCGCACCTCCGACCTGGGCTTCACGTTCTACACGCACCCCGAGATCGAGTTCTTCCTGCTGAAGGACCGCCCCCTCGACGGCTCGCGCCCCACCCCGGCCGACAACTCCGGCTACTTCGACCACACCCCGCAGAACATCGGCATGGACTTCCGCCGCCAGGCGATCACCATGCTGGAGTCGATGGGCATCTCGGTCGAGTTCTCCCACCACGAGGGCGCGCCGGGTCAGCAGGAAATTGATCTCAGGTATGCGGACGCGCTGTCCACGGCGGACAACATCATGACGTTCCGCCTGGTCATGAAGCAGGTGGCGCTGGAGCAGGGCGTCCAGGCGACCTTCATGCCGAAGCCGTTCTCCGAGCACCCGGGCAGCGGCATGCACACGCACCTGTCGCTCTTCGAGGGCGACCGCAACGCGTTCTACGAGTCCGGCTCCGAGTACCAGCTCTCCAAGGTCGGCCGCTCCTTCATCGCGGGCCTGCTGCGGCACGCGGCGGAGATCTCCGCGGTCACCAACCAGTGGGTGAACTCCTACAAGCGCATCTGGGGCGGCTCCGAGCGCACCGCGGGCGCCGGCGGCGAGGCCCCGTCGTACATCTGCTGGGGCCACAACAACCGCTCGGCCCTGGTCCGCGTGCCGATGTACAAGCCCGGCAAGACGGGTTCGGCACGGGTCGAGGTCCGTTCCCTGGACTCCGGCGCGAACCCCTACCTGGCGTACGCCGTCCTGCTGGCCGCCGGCCTCAAGGGCATCGAGCAGGGCTACGAGCTGCCGCCGGGGGCCGAGGACGACGTGTGGGCGCTGTCCAACGCCGAGCGCCGCGCGATGGGCATCGAGCCCCTCCCGCAGAACCTCGGCGAGGCGCTGACCCTCATGGAGAACAGCGACCTGGTCGCCGAGACGCTGGGCGAGCACGTCTTCGACTTCTTCTTGCGCAACAAGCGCCAGGAGTGGGAGGAGTACCGCTCCGAGGTGACCGCGTTCGAGCTGCGGAAGAATCTGCCGGTGCTGTAA
- a CDS encoding globin domain-containing protein: MLSEQSAATVRATLPVVGGAIGEITERFYAGLFAARPELLRDLFNRGNQAAGTQRQALAGSIAAFATYLVDHPDERPDAMLGRIAHKHASLGVTAEQYALVHEHLFAAIADVLGEAVTPEVATAWDEVYWLMANALIAIEKRLYEERDGGGRREWEVVARVEETADVATFRLRPADGGPVPDFRAGQYVSVQIELPDGARQIRQYSLSAAPGSPLRQISVKRVQGATARGGTSPDGEVSNHLHARVHVGDRLRLSAPYGDLILAGTDAPLLLASAGIGVTPMVAMLGQLADTGHEGRVVVVHGDRSPADHALRADHEAYAGKLPDASVHFWYETDADDTDASHRTGLVDLTGIAVPKGTRAYLCGPLPFMRAVRTQLIEQGVAPADIHYEVFGPDLWLAQAG, translated from the coding sequence ATGCTGTCCGAGCAGTCCGCCGCCACCGTGCGCGCCACCCTCCCCGTCGTCGGCGGGGCCATCGGTGAGATCACCGAGCGCTTCTACGCCGGGCTGTTCGCCGCCCGCCCCGAGCTGCTGCGCGACCTGTTCAACCGCGGCAACCAGGCGGCCGGCACCCAGCGGCAGGCCCTGGCGGGGTCGATCGCCGCGTTCGCGACGTACCTCGTGGACCACCCCGACGAGCGGCCCGACGCGATGCTGGGCCGCATCGCCCACAAGCACGCCTCCCTGGGCGTCACGGCGGAGCAGTACGCCCTCGTCCACGAGCACCTCTTCGCCGCCATCGCCGACGTGCTCGGCGAGGCCGTCACGCCCGAGGTCGCGACCGCCTGGGACGAGGTCTACTGGCTGATGGCGAACGCGCTGATCGCGATCGAGAAGCGGCTGTACGAGGAGCGCGACGGGGGCGGACGGCGGGAGTGGGAGGTCGTCGCACGCGTCGAGGAGACCGCCGACGTGGCCACCTTCCGGCTGCGCCCGGCCGACGGCGGTCCGGTGCCGGACTTCCGGGCCGGGCAGTACGTCTCCGTCCAGATCGAGCTGCCGGACGGGGCCCGTCAGATACGCCAGTACAGCCTGTCCGCCGCGCCCGGCTCGCCCCTGCGCCAGATCAGCGTGAAGCGGGTGCAGGGCGCTACGGCTCGCGGCGGCACGTCTCCCGACGGCGAGGTCTCGAACCACCTCCACGCACGCGTGCACGTCGGCGACCGGCTGCGTCTGTCGGCGCCGTACGGCGACCTCATCCTCGCGGGCACCGACGCCCCGCTGCTCCTCGCCTCCGCCGGCATCGGCGTGACCCCGATGGTCGCCATGCTGGGTCAGCTCGCGGACACCGGGCACGAGGGCCGCGTGGTCGTCGTGCACGGCGACCGCTCCCCCGCCGACCACGCCCTGCGCGCCGACCACGAGGCGTACGCCGGGAAGCTGCCTGACGCGTCGGTCCACTTCTGGTACGAGACGGACGCCGACGACACCGACGCCTCCCACCGCACCGGCCTGGTCGACCTCACCGGCATCGCCGTACCGAAGGGCACGCGCGCGTACCTGTGCGGTCCGCTGCCCTTCATGCGGGCGGTGCGCACGCAGCTGATCGAGCAGGGCGTGGCCCCGGCCGACATCCACTACGAGGTGTTCGGGCCGGACCTGTGGCTGGCGCAGGCGGGCTGA
- a CDS encoding Rrf2 family transcriptional regulator, producing MRLLRSTDLALRLLMRLAVLGEATPTTREVAADMEVPYTHAAKVVAELQHMGLVDARRGRGGGLTLSDKGRTASVGAVVRAFEGDGDVVECEGDHPCPLHSGCRLRGALRRAQEAFFASLDPLTVADVTADPTGPLLLQIGRVP from the coding sequence ATGCGGCTGTTGCGCTCCACCGACCTGGCACTGCGCCTCCTCATGCGGCTCGCCGTCCTGGGGGAGGCCACGCCGACGACCCGCGAGGTCGCGGCGGACATGGAGGTGCCGTACACGCACGCCGCCAAGGTCGTCGCCGAGTTGCAGCACATGGGCCTGGTGGACGCCCGCCGGGGCCGCGGCGGCGGGCTCACGCTCAGCGACAAGGGCCGTACCGCGTCGGTCGGCGCGGTCGTGCGCGCCTTCGAGGGGGACGGCGACGTCGTGGAGTGCGAGGGCGACCACCCCTGCCCGCTGCACTCCGGGTGCCGGCTGCGCGGCGCGCTGCGGCGGGCCCAGGAGGCCTTCTTCGCCTCGCTGGACCCGCTGACGGTGGCCGACGTGACCGCGGACCCCACCGGGCCGCTGCTGTTGCAGATCGGCCGCGTGCCCTGA
- a CDS encoding protease pro-enzyme activation domain-containing protein, giving the protein MRYRRAALRASVSMAATLPLLTGALALGIPAAHAADQQGRDTLSGTKPAWATAKADRGSASDRAEVSARVYLRGRDAAGLAAWAKAVSDPGSASYGKYLSADQAQARFGATKAQVAAVKGWLTSAGLKVTGVTQHYVAVTGDVAAAEKAFGTQLHNYTKGARTYRAPTTAASVPDSVKDAVLTVTGLDNAPHLASHQDQLPPPETVFRNAGPFSTYHGSNVASTLPDAYGTKIPYAVKGYTGKQLRAAYGAGTRTGKGVRIAITDAYASPTIAFDAATYAKRNGDAAYTSGQLRQVLPAKYTRTDECSAAGWYGEETLDVEAVHAVAPGAQITYVGAASCYDEDLLDSLSKIVDNHLADVVSNSWGEVEAAQTPDLAAAYDQVFQFGAVEGIGFYYSSGDDGDEVASSGTKQVDIPASSAWVTAVGGTSLAVGKGDKYLWETGWGTEKAVLSGDGKSWVDFPGAFNSGAGGGTSRTVAEPYWQQGVVPDALAKANDAAGNRVVPDIAAIADPNTGFLVGQTQTMPDGRTQAYDEYRLGGTSLAAPVIAAVQALAQEARGGKPIGFANPSIYARYGSKAYHDVTDNPTGSGLAVARVDFVNGYDATDGLTTSVRSLGKDSSLQAVKGYDDVTGVGTPASGYVESYRRR; this is encoded by the coding sequence ATGAGATATCGACGCGCCGCGCTGCGCGCCTCGGTGAGCATGGCGGCGACACTGCCTCTGCTCACCGGCGCGCTGGCGCTCGGCATACCCGCGGCGCACGCCGCGGACCAGCAGGGCCGGGACACGCTCTCCGGCACCAAGCCCGCCTGGGCCACGGCCAAGGCCGACCGGGGCTCGGCCTCGGACCGTGCCGAGGTCTCCGCCCGCGTCTACCTCCGGGGCCGGGACGCGGCCGGTCTCGCCGCATGGGCGAAGGCCGTGTCGGACCCGGGCTCGGCGTCGTACGGCAAGTACCTGAGCGCCGACCAGGCCCAGGCCCGCTTCGGCGCGACGAAGGCCCAAGTCGCGGCAGTCAAGGGCTGGTTGACGTCGGCGGGCCTGAAGGTCACGGGCGTCACGCAGCACTACGTCGCCGTCACCGGCGATGTGGCCGCCGCGGAGAAGGCGTTCGGCACGCAGCTGCACAACTACACCAAGGGTGCGAGGACTTACCGCGCTCCCACGACGGCCGCCTCGGTGCCCGACAGCGTGAAGGACGCCGTGCTGACCGTCACGGGCCTGGACAACGCGCCGCACCTGGCGAGCCACCAGGACCAGCTCCCGCCGCCGGAGACCGTGTTCCGCAACGCCGGGCCGTTCTCGACGTACCACGGCTCGAACGTGGCGAGCACGCTGCCGGACGCGTACGGCACGAAGATCCCGTACGCCGTCAAGGGCTACACCGGCAAGCAGCTGCGCGCGGCGTACGGCGCCGGCACGCGCACCGGCAAGGGCGTGCGCATCGCCATCACCGACGCGTACGCCTCCCCGACCATCGCCTTCGACGCGGCCACCTACGCGAAGCGGAACGGCGACGCGGCCTACACCAGCGGCCAGTTGCGCCAGGTCCTGCCCGCGAAGTACACGCGAACCGACGAGTGCTCGGCGGCCGGCTGGTACGGCGAGGAGACCCTCGACGTCGAGGCCGTGCACGCGGTCGCGCCCGGCGCGCAGATCACGTACGTGGGCGCCGCCTCCTGCTACGACGAGGACCTGCTGGACTCGCTCAGCAAGATCGTCGACAACCATCTCGCCGACGTCGTCTCCAACTCCTGGGGCGAGGTGGAGGCAGCCCAGACGCCGGACCTCGCGGCCGCCTACGACCAGGTCTTCCAGTTCGGCGCGGTCGAGGGGATCGGCTTCTACTACTCCTCCGGCGACGACGGCGACGAGGTCGCGAGCAGCGGGACCAAGCAGGTCGACATCCCGGCGAGTTCGGCGTGGGTGACGGCGGTCGGCGGCACCTCGCTGGCGGTCGGCAAGGGTGACAAGTACCTGTGGGAGACCGGCTGGGGCACGGAAAAGGCGGTTCTGTCGGGCGACGGCAAGAGCTGGGTCGACTTCCCCGGCGCCTTCAACTCCGGCGCGGGCGGCGGCACCAGCAGGACGGTTGCCGAGCCGTACTGGCAGCAGGGCGTCGTGCCGGACGCGCTGGCCAAGGCCAACGACGCCGCCGGCAACCGCGTCGTCCCGGACATCGCGGCGATCGCCGACCCGAACACCGGGTTCCTGGTGGGCCAGACGCAGACCATGCCGGACGGCAGGACGCAGGCCTACGACGAGTACCGCCTCGGCGGCACCTCGCTCGCCGCGCCGGTGATCGCGGCCGTCCAGGCCCTGGCGCAGGAGGCGCGCGGCGGGAAGCCGATCGGTTTCGCCAACCCGTCGATCTACGCGCGGTACGGCTCGAAGGCCTACCACGACGTCACGGACAACCCGACGGGATCCGGGCTCGCGGTGGCACGCGTCGACTTCGTCAACGGCTATGACGCGACGGACGGCCTGACCACATCGGTACGCAGCCTGGGCAAGGACAGCTCCCTGCAGGCCGTGAAGGGCTACGACGACGTGACGGGCGTGGGCACGCCGGCGAGCGGCTACGTGGAGTCGTACCGCCGCCGCTGA
- a CDS encoding DUF3105 domain-containing protein, with the protein MGSAKNKSSASRKARIEEMRRAEQARERRNRILTIAASVVIVAGLVVGGVVLVRSQSDKSDTAADSTTTGKFVTGKDGVRTWEGKLGRTHVAKSVKYSSEPPVGGDHNQVWMNCNGDVYTKELKNEHAVHSLEHGAVWVTYTSKASKADVEALAAKVKQTPYTLMSPDDKQKDPIMLTAWGHQRTVTSASDPNVNKFFETYVQGKQTPEPGAACTGGLSE; encoded by the coding sequence ATGGGCTCCGCCAAGAACAAGAGCAGCGCTTCGCGCAAGGCGCGAATAGAGGAGATGCGGCGTGCCGAGCAGGCCCGTGAGCGCCGCAACCGCATCCTCACGATCGCGGCCAGCGTGGTGATCGTCGCCGGTCTCGTCGTCGGCGGTGTCGTGCTCGTCCGGTCGCAGTCCGACAAGAGCGACACGGCGGCCGACTCCACGACCACCGGCAAGTTCGTGACCGGCAAGGACGGCGTGCGGACCTGGGAAGGGAAGCTGGGCCGCACCCACGTCGCCAAGAGCGTGAAGTACTCCTCGGAGCCCCCGGTCGGCGGCGACCACAACCAGGTGTGGATGAACTGCAACGGCGACGTCTACACCAAGGAGCTCAAGAACGAGCACGCCGTGCACTCGCTGGAGCACGGCGCGGTGTGGGTGACGTACACCTCCAAGGCGTCCAAGGCCGACGTCGAGGCGCTGGCGGCGAAGGTGAAGCAGACGCCGTACACGCTGATGAGCCCGGACGACAAGCAGAAGGACCCGATCATGCTCACCGCGTGGGGCCACCAGCGCACGGTGACCAGCGCGAGCGACCCGAACGTGAACAAGTTCTTCGAGACGTACGTCCAGGGCAAGCAGACGCCCGAGCCCGGCGCGGCGTGCACAGGCGGTCTGTCGGAGTGA